In one Cottoperca gobio chromosome 12, fCotGob3.1, whole genome shotgun sequence genomic region, the following are encoded:
- the tjp2a gene encoding tight junction protein ZO-2a isoform X1, with protein sequence MPVNGEGLLSLSRYATQYFTNPVMEETVWEQYTVTLQRDPKMGFGIAVSGGRDNPNEDSGETSIVVSDVLQGGPGDGLLFEHDRVVQVNAIPMEGAVHSFAVQTLRKCGKVAKVTVKRPRKVPVNMLNRPPSPDDRVFNNDYNDDYNYEQDRRSVYSGRSAGVRDHSLERERGGGGYMDSGYQTRERDYDRDYDRRERGRSTERDLSPDRHKRDSSRGRTLDRERSPDRLHKADHLPAPNYSPDKRYRSERALDREPSPDRRYRSERALDREYSPDRRYRSERTLDRTHSPDLRHGRDGYSPVRGRGRDHSIERGRERIPSDPRKYEEPPKRSGSRDRLERSPSPAAMPIPLPRPARDLEPLEKPLNVLLLKNRPNEEYGLRLGSQLFIKEMTNTGLASRDGNLQEGDIILKINGTVTENLSLSDAGKLIEKSRGKLQLVVQRDKRQVLIRVPPMVDSDSELDDISEIESYRSYSPQDDRRGHHSDLSSHSSNERLREKPSREDPPKRLAKMGAMPTPFRLPDRVVENTAPLQADREEPRAETPPVPAVAVAPRVHAPPKVPLKPSIEDQDVYGPNTVMVRFIKGDSVGMRLAGGNDVGIFIAGVQDDSAAEQEGLRTGDQIMKVNNMDFRGMVREDAVLYLLEIPKGEDVTILAQSKPEVYQDILASGRGDSFFIRTHFEFEKEAPQSLPFTRGEIFKVTDTLYDGKLGNWLAIRSDKDNQLREKGIIPNKSRAEQMSNVQNAARAASGNDRGDFWRLRGQRAAKKKDLRKSREDLSAAPVTTKFPAYERVVLREAGFRRPVVIFGPISDAVNEKLSNDMPSQFVVAKTEPKDAGSEKSSGVVRLNTIRKIIEQDLHALLDVTPKAVDTLNYTQWYPIVVFLNPESKQAVKTMRNRLVPGSTRSARKLYEQSVKLRKTCSHLFTATIDLNSSNDAWYGSVKDLIQEQQDRAVWVCEGKLEGSEEDLDLHDDRMSYLSAMSADYLSMDSRLTSDYEDTADEGGAYTDNELDETLDEPQPVSAISRSSEPVLSDEKPHPEPRSRMRRAGSREMLNRDPSPPPPFVPEPPKVRAQTRTDSSRSYDSHSSSTISSDAVAVNRPHPPPVALKPPVPRLSQTSEEPSPGEEDPASKSFLGKIKAFEKMDHLARAQRMLELQEAENARLEIAQKHPDIYAVPMKLPKPNLNRPQPIGSSSNPEQQTPFRPPYSESKGYEDEEAEYRRQLADQTKRGYYNPKRYNDTEL encoded by the exons ATGCCAGTAAACGGAGAGGGGCTGCTCTCCCTAAGCAGATACGCAACTCAGTATTTCACC AACCCGGTCATGGAGGAGACCGTGTGGGAGCAGTACACCGTGACCCTGCAGAGG GATCCGAAGATGGGCTTTGGCATCGCAGTGTCAGGGGGACGAGACAACCCGAATGAGGATAGTGGCGAGACGTCCATTGTGGtgtccgatgtcctgcagggaGGACCTGGTGACGGCTTGTTGTT tgaGCATGACCGAGTGGTGCAGGTGAACGCCATCCCCATGGAGGGCGCCGTCCACTCCTTCGCCGTCCAGACCCTCCGGAAGTGTGGCAAAGTAGCAAAAGTT acAGTGAAGAGGCCCAGGAAGGTTCCAGTCAATATGCTGAACCGTCCCCCGTCACCTGATGACAGAGTCTTCAACAACGACTACAATGACGATTACAACTACGAGCAGGACCGCCGCAGTGTGTACAGCGGCCGGAGTGCAGGAGTGCGGGACCACAGCCTGGAGAGGGAGCGAGGCGGGGGAGGCTACATGGATTCTGGCTACCAAACACGTGAGCGTGACTACGACAGGGACTACGACCGGCGGGAACGTGGTCGGAGCACGGAGAGAGACCTGAGCCCGGACCGGCACAAGAGAGATAGCAGCAGAGGTCGCACTTTGGACAGAGAACGCAGCCCGGATCGCCTCCACAAGGCCGACCACTTGCCCGCCCCTAACTACAGCCCAGACAAAAGGTACCGCAGCGAGCGTGCGTTAGACAGAGAGCCCAGCCCCGATCGGCGCTACCGCAGCGAGCGTGCCCTCGACCGGGAGTACAGCCCAGACAGACGGTACCGCAGCGAGCGAACTCTGGACCGCACACACAGCCCAGACCTGCGCCACGGACGTGACGGCTACAGCCCAGTACGAGGCCGCGGACGCGACCACAGTATCGAACGAGGACGTGAACGCATCCCCAGTGACCCGAGGAAGTACGAAGAGCCACCCAAACGGAGCGGAAGCAGGGACCGTCTGGAGCGCTCGCCCTCACCTGCTGCCATGCCCATCCCTCTGCCCCGCCCCGCCCGGGACCTGGAGCCACTGGAGAAACCCCTGAATGTGTTGCTGCTGAAGAACCGGCCCAACGAAG agtATGGCCTTCGTCTTGGCAGTCAGCTCTTCATCAAAGAGATGACCAACACAGGACTCGCCAGCAGAGATGGGAACCTGCAGGAAGGGGACATTATATTAAAG attaACGGCACGGTGACAGAGAACCTGTCTCTCAGCGACGCAGGGAAGCTGATCGAGAAGTCACGCGGGAAACTGCAGCTAGTGGTGCAGAGAGACAAGCGGCAGGTGCTGATTCGAGTCCCCCCGATGGTCGACAGCGACTCAGAGCTCGATG ATATCTCCGAGATCGAGTCGTACCGCTCCTACTCTCCGCAGGATGACAGGCGGGGCCACCACTCCGACCTCTCCTCCCACTCCTCCAATGAGAGGCTCCGAGAGAAGCCCAG CAGAGAGGACCCGCCCAAAAGGCTGGCAAAGATGGGCGCCATGCCTACACCCTTCAGACTTCCCGACAGGGTTGTAGAAAACACGGCCCCTTTGCAGGCAGACAGGGAGGAGCCACGGGCAGAAACACCGCCAG TACCAGCAGTCGCTGTAGCCCCGAGGGTTCATGCTCCTCCAAAGGTGCCACTAAAGCCAAGCATAGAGGACCAGGATGTATATGG GCCGAACACTGTGATGGTGCGTTTCATTAAAGGGGACAGCGTGGGTATGAGGCTGGCAGGGGGAAATGATGTCGGCATCTTCATCGCTGGCGTTCAGGATGACAGCGCAGCTGAGCAGGAGGGTCTCCGCACAGGAGATCAGATCATGAAG GTGAACAACATGGACTTCAGAGGCATGGTGCGTGAGGATGCCGTCCTCTACCTCCTGGAGATTCCCAAAGGAGAAGATGTAACCATTCTTGCTCAAAGCAAACCTGAAG tgtaCCAGGACATTTTAGCATCGGGTAGAGGTGACTCTTTCTTCATCAGGACACACTTTGAGTTTGAGAAGGAGGCTCCTCAGAGCCTACCTTTCACCAGAGGCGAGATCTTCAAAGTGACAGACACGCTTTATGATGGCAAACTGGGCAACTGGCTGGCAATCCGCTCTGACAAAGACAACCAGCTGCGGGAGAAAGGAATCATCCCCAACAAGAGCCG AGCAGAGCAAATGTCCAATGTGCAGAATGCTGCTCGGGCAGCATCAGGCAATGACAGAGGAGACTTCTGGAGGCTAAGAGGTCAAAGGGCGGCAAAGAAGAAAGACTTACGCAAGAGCCGAGAGGACCTGAGCGCAGCTCCAGTCACCACAAAATTCCCTGCATATGAGAGAGTGGTCTTACGTGAAG ctGGTTTCAGGAGGCCTGTGGTGATATTTGGGCCCATTTCGGACGCAGTGAATGAAAAACTGAGCAACGACATGCCGAGCCAGTTTGTTGTTGCCA AAACGGAGCCCAAAGACGCAGGAAGTGAGAAATCCTCCGGAGTAGTGAGACTAAACACCATCAGAAAAATCATTGAGCAG GACCTTCACGCTCTGCTGGATGTGACTCCCAAAGCTGTGGACACTCTGAACTACACACAGTGGTATCCCATCGTCGTGTTCCTCAACCCAGAGAGCAAGCAAGCCGTCAAGACCATGAGAAACCGCCTCGTGCCCGGATCCACCCGCAGCGCACGTAAACTGTACGAGCAGTCCGTTAAGCTAAGGAAGACATGCTCGCACCTTTTCACTG ctACTATCGACCTCAACTCTTCCAATGACGCATGGTATGGCAGCGTGAAAGATTTGATTCAGGAGCAGCAGGACAgagctgtgtgggtgtgtgagggCAAG ctGGAAGGTTCAGAGGAGGACCTGGATCTCCATGACGACCGCATGTCCTACCTATCGGCGATGAGCGCAGACTACCTGAGCATGGACAGCCGTCTGACCAGCGACTACGAAGACACAGCGGACGAGGGCGGGGCTTACACTGACAACGAGCTGGACGAAACGCTGGACGAGCCCCAGCCGGTGTCGGCCATCAGTCGGTCATCAGAGCCCGTACTGTCAGACGAG aAGCCTCATCCTGAACCCCGGTCTCGTATGAGGAGGGCAGGAAGCAGAGAGATGCTGAACAGAGATcccagccctcctcctccttttgtcCCTGAACCCCCAAAG GTGCGGGCTCAGACTCGGACGGACTCATCGCGGAGCTATGACTCGCACTCCAGCAGCACAATCAGCAGCGATGCCGTGGCTGTAAACAGGCCGCATCCCCCTCCTGTGGCCCTGAAACCCCCCGTCCCCCGTCTGAGTCAGACGTCAGAGGAGCCGAGCCCGGGGGAGGAGGACCCTGCCAGCAAATCCTTCCTGGGCAAG ATTAAAGCCTTTGAGAAGATGGACCACCTGGCCCGAGCTCAGAGGATGCTGGAGCTGCAAGAGGCAGAAAATGCACGA TTGGAAATCGCCCAGAAGCATCCAGACATCTACGCCGTCCCAATGAAACTGCCAAAACCCAACCTCAACCGTCCTCAGCCAATAGG TTCAAGCTCCAATCCCGAGCAGCAGACTCCCTTCAGGCCTCCGTACTCCGAGTCCAAAGGCTACGAGGACGAAGAGGCGGAGTACCGCAGACAGCTGGCCGACCAGACCAAGAGAGGATACTACAACCCTAAGAGATACAACGACACGGAGCTGTAG
- the tjp2a gene encoding tight junction protein ZO-2a isoform X2, which produces MMNPVMEETVWEQYTVTLQRDPKMGFGIAVSGGRDNPNEDSGETSIVVSDVLQGGPGDGLLFEHDRVVQVNAIPMEGAVHSFAVQTLRKCGKVAKVTVKRPRKVPVNMLNRPPSPDDRVFNNDYNDDYNYEQDRRSVYSGRSAGVRDHSLERERGGGGYMDSGYQTRERDYDRDYDRRERGRSTERDLSPDRHKRDSSRGRTLDRERSPDRLHKADHLPAPNYSPDKRYRSERALDREPSPDRRYRSERALDREYSPDRRYRSERTLDRTHSPDLRHGRDGYSPVRGRGRDHSIERGRERIPSDPRKYEEPPKRSGSRDRLERSPSPAAMPIPLPRPARDLEPLEKPLNVLLLKNRPNEEYGLRLGSQLFIKEMTNTGLASRDGNLQEGDIILKINGTVTENLSLSDAGKLIEKSRGKLQLVVQRDKRQVLIRVPPMVDSDSELDDISEIESYRSYSPQDDRRGHHSDLSSHSSNERLREKPSREDPPKRLAKMGAMPTPFRLPDRVVENTAPLQADREEPRAETPPVPAVAVAPRVHAPPKVPLKPSIEDQDVYGPNTVMVRFIKGDSVGMRLAGGNDVGIFIAGVQDDSAAEQEGLRTGDQIMKVNNMDFRGMVREDAVLYLLEIPKGEDVTILAQSKPEVYQDILASGRGDSFFIRTHFEFEKEAPQSLPFTRGEIFKVTDTLYDGKLGNWLAIRSDKDNQLREKGIIPNKSRAEQMSNVQNAARAASGNDRGDFWRLRGQRAAKKKDLRKSREDLSAAPVTTKFPAYERVVLREAGFRRPVVIFGPISDAVNEKLSNDMPSQFVVAKTEPKDAGSEKSSGVVRLNTIRKIIEQDLHALLDVTPKAVDTLNYTQWYPIVVFLNPESKQAVKTMRNRLVPGSTRSARKLYEQSVKLRKTCSHLFTATIDLNSSNDAWYGSVKDLIQEQQDRAVWVCEGKLEGSEEDLDLHDDRMSYLSAMSADYLSMDSRLTSDYEDTADEGGAYTDNELDETLDEPQPVSAISRSSEPVLSDEKPHPEPRSRMRRAGSREMLNRDPSPPPPFVPEPPKVRAQTRTDSSRSYDSHSSSTISSDAVAVNRPHPPPVALKPPVPRLSQTSEEPSPGEEDPASKSFLGKIKAFEKMDHLARAQRMLELQEAENARLEIAQKHPDIYAVPMKLPKPNLNRPQPIGSSSNPEQQTPFRPPYSESKGYEDEEAEYRRQLADQTKRGYYNPKRYNDTEL; this is translated from the exons ATGATG AACCCGGTCATGGAGGAGACCGTGTGGGAGCAGTACACCGTGACCCTGCAGAGG GATCCGAAGATGGGCTTTGGCATCGCAGTGTCAGGGGGACGAGACAACCCGAATGAGGATAGTGGCGAGACGTCCATTGTGGtgtccgatgtcctgcagggaGGACCTGGTGACGGCTTGTTGTT tgaGCATGACCGAGTGGTGCAGGTGAACGCCATCCCCATGGAGGGCGCCGTCCACTCCTTCGCCGTCCAGACCCTCCGGAAGTGTGGCAAAGTAGCAAAAGTT acAGTGAAGAGGCCCAGGAAGGTTCCAGTCAATATGCTGAACCGTCCCCCGTCACCTGATGACAGAGTCTTCAACAACGACTACAATGACGATTACAACTACGAGCAGGACCGCCGCAGTGTGTACAGCGGCCGGAGTGCAGGAGTGCGGGACCACAGCCTGGAGAGGGAGCGAGGCGGGGGAGGCTACATGGATTCTGGCTACCAAACACGTGAGCGTGACTACGACAGGGACTACGACCGGCGGGAACGTGGTCGGAGCACGGAGAGAGACCTGAGCCCGGACCGGCACAAGAGAGATAGCAGCAGAGGTCGCACTTTGGACAGAGAACGCAGCCCGGATCGCCTCCACAAGGCCGACCACTTGCCCGCCCCTAACTACAGCCCAGACAAAAGGTACCGCAGCGAGCGTGCGTTAGACAGAGAGCCCAGCCCCGATCGGCGCTACCGCAGCGAGCGTGCCCTCGACCGGGAGTACAGCCCAGACAGACGGTACCGCAGCGAGCGAACTCTGGACCGCACACACAGCCCAGACCTGCGCCACGGACGTGACGGCTACAGCCCAGTACGAGGCCGCGGACGCGACCACAGTATCGAACGAGGACGTGAACGCATCCCCAGTGACCCGAGGAAGTACGAAGAGCCACCCAAACGGAGCGGAAGCAGGGACCGTCTGGAGCGCTCGCCCTCACCTGCTGCCATGCCCATCCCTCTGCCCCGCCCCGCCCGGGACCTGGAGCCACTGGAGAAACCCCTGAATGTGTTGCTGCTGAAGAACCGGCCCAACGAAG agtATGGCCTTCGTCTTGGCAGTCAGCTCTTCATCAAAGAGATGACCAACACAGGACTCGCCAGCAGAGATGGGAACCTGCAGGAAGGGGACATTATATTAAAG attaACGGCACGGTGACAGAGAACCTGTCTCTCAGCGACGCAGGGAAGCTGATCGAGAAGTCACGCGGGAAACTGCAGCTAGTGGTGCAGAGAGACAAGCGGCAGGTGCTGATTCGAGTCCCCCCGATGGTCGACAGCGACTCAGAGCTCGATG ATATCTCCGAGATCGAGTCGTACCGCTCCTACTCTCCGCAGGATGACAGGCGGGGCCACCACTCCGACCTCTCCTCCCACTCCTCCAATGAGAGGCTCCGAGAGAAGCCCAG CAGAGAGGACCCGCCCAAAAGGCTGGCAAAGATGGGCGCCATGCCTACACCCTTCAGACTTCCCGACAGGGTTGTAGAAAACACGGCCCCTTTGCAGGCAGACAGGGAGGAGCCACGGGCAGAAACACCGCCAG TACCAGCAGTCGCTGTAGCCCCGAGGGTTCATGCTCCTCCAAAGGTGCCACTAAAGCCAAGCATAGAGGACCAGGATGTATATGG GCCGAACACTGTGATGGTGCGTTTCATTAAAGGGGACAGCGTGGGTATGAGGCTGGCAGGGGGAAATGATGTCGGCATCTTCATCGCTGGCGTTCAGGATGACAGCGCAGCTGAGCAGGAGGGTCTCCGCACAGGAGATCAGATCATGAAG GTGAACAACATGGACTTCAGAGGCATGGTGCGTGAGGATGCCGTCCTCTACCTCCTGGAGATTCCCAAAGGAGAAGATGTAACCATTCTTGCTCAAAGCAAACCTGAAG tgtaCCAGGACATTTTAGCATCGGGTAGAGGTGACTCTTTCTTCATCAGGACACACTTTGAGTTTGAGAAGGAGGCTCCTCAGAGCCTACCTTTCACCAGAGGCGAGATCTTCAAAGTGACAGACACGCTTTATGATGGCAAACTGGGCAACTGGCTGGCAATCCGCTCTGACAAAGACAACCAGCTGCGGGAGAAAGGAATCATCCCCAACAAGAGCCG AGCAGAGCAAATGTCCAATGTGCAGAATGCTGCTCGGGCAGCATCAGGCAATGACAGAGGAGACTTCTGGAGGCTAAGAGGTCAAAGGGCGGCAAAGAAGAAAGACTTACGCAAGAGCCGAGAGGACCTGAGCGCAGCTCCAGTCACCACAAAATTCCCTGCATATGAGAGAGTGGTCTTACGTGAAG ctGGTTTCAGGAGGCCTGTGGTGATATTTGGGCCCATTTCGGACGCAGTGAATGAAAAACTGAGCAACGACATGCCGAGCCAGTTTGTTGTTGCCA AAACGGAGCCCAAAGACGCAGGAAGTGAGAAATCCTCCGGAGTAGTGAGACTAAACACCATCAGAAAAATCATTGAGCAG GACCTTCACGCTCTGCTGGATGTGACTCCCAAAGCTGTGGACACTCTGAACTACACACAGTGGTATCCCATCGTCGTGTTCCTCAACCCAGAGAGCAAGCAAGCCGTCAAGACCATGAGAAACCGCCTCGTGCCCGGATCCACCCGCAGCGCACGTAAACTGTACGAGCAGTCCGTTAAGCTAAGGAAGACATGCTCGCACCTTTTCACTG ctACTATCGACCTCAACTCTTCCAATGACGCATGGTATGGCAGCGTGAAAGATTTGATTCAGGAGCAGCAGGACAgagctgtgtgggtgtgtgagggCAAG ctGGAAGGTTCAGAGGAGGACCTGGATCTCCATGACGACCGCATGTCCTACCTATCGGCGATGAGCGCAGACTACCTGAGCATGGACAGCCGTCTGACCAGCGACTACGAAGACACAGCGGACGAGGGCGGGGCTTACACTGACAACGAGCTGGACGAAACGCTGGACGAGCCCCAGCCGGTGTCGGCCATCAGTCGGTCATCAGAGCCCGTACTGTCAGACGAG aAGCCTCATCCTGAACCCCGGTCTCGTATGAGGAGGGCAGGAAGCAGAGAGATGCTGAACAGAGATcccagccctcctcctccttttgtcCCTGAACCCCCAAAG GTGCGGGCTCAGACTCGGACGGACTCATCGCGGAGCTATGACTCGCACTCCAGCAGCACAATCAGCAGCGATGCCGTGGCTGTAAACAGGCCGCATCCCCCTCCTGTGGCCCTGAAACCCCCCGTCCCCCGTCTGAGTCAGACGTCAGAGGAGCCGAGCCCGGGGGAGGAGGACCCTGCCAGCAAATCCTTCCTGGGCAAG ATTAAAGCCTTTGAGAAGATGGACCACCTGGCCCGAGCTCAGAGGATGCTGGAGCTGCAAGAGGCAGAAAATGCACGA TTGGAAATCGCCCAGAAGCATCCAGACATCTACGCCGTCCCAATGAAACTGCCAAAACCCAACCTCAACCGTCCTCAGCCAATAGG TTCAAGCTCCAATCCCGAGCAGCAGACTCCCTTCAGGCCTCCGTACTCCGAGTCCAAAGGCTACGAGGACGAAGAGGCGGAGTACCGCAGACAGCTGGCCGACCAGACCAAGAGAGGATACTACAACCCTAAGAGATACAACGACACGGAGCTGTAG
- the tjp2a gene encoding tight junction protein ZO-2a isoform X3, which yields MEETVWEQYTVTLQRDPKMGFGIAVSGGRDNPNEDSGETSIVVSDVLQGGPGDGLLFEHDRVVQVNAIPMEGAVHSFAVQTLRKCGKVAKVTVKRPRKVPVNMLNRPPSPDDRVFNNDYNDDYNYEQDRRSVYSGRSAGVRDHSLERERGGGGYMDSGYQTRERDYDRDYDRRERGRSTERDLSPDRHKRDSSRGRTLDRERSPDRLHKADHLPAPNYSPDKRYRSERALDREPSPDRRYRSERALDREYSPDRRYRSERTLDRTHSPDLRHGRDGYSPVRGRGRDHSIERGRERIPSDPRKYEEPPKRSGSRDRLERSPSPAAMPIPLPRPARDLEPLEKPLNVLLLKNRPNEEYGLRLGSQLFIKEMTNTGLASRDGNLQEGDIILKINGTVTENLSLSDAGKLIEKSRGKLQLVVQRDKRQVLIRVPPMVDSDSELDDISEIESYRSYSPQDDRRGHHSDLSSHSSNERLREKPSREDPPKRLAKMGAMPTPFRLPDRVVENTAPLQADREEPRAETPPVPAVAVAPRVHAPPKVPLKPSIEDQDVYGPNTVMVRFIKGDSVGMRLAGGNDVGIFIAGVQDDSAAEQEGLRTGDQIMKVNNMDFRGMVREDAVLYLLEIPKGEDVTILAQSKPEVYQDILASGRGDSFFIRTHFEFEKEAPQSLPFTRGEIFKVTDTLYDGKLGNWLAIRSDKDNQLREKGIIPNKSRAEQMSNVQNAARAASGNDRGDFWRLRGQRAAKKKDLRKSREDLSAAPVTTKFPAYERVVLREAGFRRPVVIFGPISDAVNEKLSNDMPSQFVVAKTEPKDAGSEKSSGVVRLNTIRKIIEQDLHALLDVTPKAVDTLNYTQWYPIVVFLNPESKQAVKTMRNRLVPGSTRSARKLYEQSVKLRKTCSHLFTATIDLNSSNDAWYGSVKDLIQEQQDRAVWVCEGKLEGSEEDLDLHDDRMSYLSAMSADYLSMDSRLTSDYEDTADEGGAYTDNELDETLDEPQPVSAISRSSEPVLSDEKPHPEPRSRMRRAGSREMLNRDPSPPPPFVPEPPKVRAQTRTDSSRSYDSHSSSTISSDAVAVNRPHPPPVALKPPVPRLSQTSEEPSPGEEDPASKSFLGKIKAFEKMDHLARAQRMLELQEAENARLEIAQKHPDIYAVPMKLPKPNLNRPQPIGSSSNPEQQTPFRPPYSESKGYEDEEAEYRRQLADQTKRGYYNPKRYNDTEL from the exons ATGGAGGAGACCGTGTGGGAGCAGTACACCGTGACCCTGCAGAGG GATCCGAAGATGGGCTTTGGCATCGCAGTGTCAGGGGGACGAGACAACCCGAATGAGGATAGTGGCGAGACGTCCATTGTGGtgtccgatgtcctgcagggaGGACCTGGTGACGGCTTGTTGTT tgaGCATGACCGAGTGGTGCAGGTGAACGCCATCCCCATGGAGGGCGCCGTCCACTCCTTCGCCGTCCAGACCCTCCGGAAGTGTGGCAAAGTAGCAAAAGTT acAGTGAAGAGGCCCAGGAAGGTTCCAGTCAATATGCTGAACCGTCCCCCGTCACCTGATGACAGAGTCTTCAACAACGACTACAATGACGATTACAACTACGAGCAGGACCGCCGCAGTGTGTACAGCGGCCGGAGTGCAGGAGTGCGGGACCACAGCCTGGAGAGGGAGCGAGGCGGGGGAGGCTACATGGATTCTGGCTACCAAACACGTGAGCGTGACTACGACAGGGACTACGACCGGCGGGAACGTGGTCGGAGCACGGAGAGAGACCTGAGCCCGGACCGGCACAAGAGAGATAGCAGCAGAGGTCGCACTTTGGACAGAGAACGCAGCCCGGATCGCCTCCACAAGGCCGACCACTTGCCCGCCCCTAACTACAGCCCAGACAAAAGGTACCGCAGCGAGCGTGCGTTAGACAGAGAGCCCAGCCCCGATCGGCGCTACCGCAGCGAGCGTGCCCTCGACCGGGAGTACAGCCCAGACAGACGGTACCGCAGCGAGCGAACTCTGGACCGCACACACAGCCCAGACCTGCGCCACGGACGTGACGGCTACAGCCCAGTACGAGGCCGCGGACGCGACCACAGTATCGAACGAGGACGTGAACGCATCCCCAGTGACCCGAGGAAGTACGAAGAGCCACCCAAACGGAGCGGAAGCAGGGACCGTCTGGAGCGCTCGCCCTCACCTGCTGCCATGCCCATCCCTCTGCCCCGCCCCGCCCGGGACCTGGAGCCACTGGAGAAACCCCTGAATGTGTTGCTGCTGAAGAACCGGCCCAACGAAG agtATGGCCTTCGTCTTGGCAGTCAGCTCTTCATCAAAGAGATGACCAACACAGGACTCGCCAGCAGAGATGGGAACCTGCAGGAAGGGGACATTATATTAAAG attaACGGCACGGTGACAGAGAACCTGTCTCTCAGCGACGCAGGGAAGCTGATCGAGAAGTCACGCGGGAAACTGCAGCTAGTGGTGCAGAGAGACAAGCGGCAGGTGCTGATTCGAGTCCCCCCGATGGTCGACAGCGACTCAGAGCTCGATG ATATCTCCGAGATCGAGTCGTACCGCTCCTACTCTCCGCAGGATGACAGGCGGGGCCACCACTCCGACCTCTCCTCCCACTCCTCCAATGAGAGGCTCCGAGAGAAGCCCAG CAGAGAGGACCCGCCCAAAAGGCTGGCAAAGATGGGCGCCATGCCTACACCCTTCAGACTTCCCGACAGGGTTGTAGAAAACACGGCCCCTTTGCAGGCAGACAGGGAGGAGCCACGGGCAGAAACACCGCCAG TACCAGCAGTCGCTGTAGCCCCGAGGGTTCATGCTCCTCCAAAGGTGCCACTAAAGCCAAGCATAGAGGACCAGGATGTATATGG GCCGAACACTGTGATGGTGCGTTTCATTAAAGGGGACAGCGTGGGTATGAGGCTGGCAGGGGGAAATGATGTCGGCATCTTCATCGCTGGCGTTCAGGATGACAGCGCAGCTGAGCAGGAGGGTCTCCGCACAGGAGATCAGATCATGAAG GTGAACAACATGGACTTCAGAGGCATGGTGCGTGAGGATGCCGTCCTCTACCTCCTGGAGATTCCCAAAGGAGAAGATGTAACCATTCTTGCTCAAAGCAAACCTGAAG tgtaCCAGGACATTTTAGCATCGGGTAGAGGTGACTCTTTCTTCATCAGGACACACTTTGAGTTTGAGAAGGAGGCTCCTCAGAGCCTACCTTTCACCAGAGGCGAGATCTTCAAAGTGACAGACACGCTTTATGATGGCAAACTGGGCAACTGGCTGGCAATCCGCTCTGACAAAGACAACCAGCTGCGGGAGAAAGGAATCATCCCCAACAAGAGCCG AGCAGAGCAAATGTCCAATGTGCAGAATGCTGCTCGGGCAGCATCAGGCAATGACAGAGGAGACTTCTGGAGGCTAAGAGGTCAAAGGGCGGCAAAGAAGAAAGACTTACGCAAGAGCCGAGAGGACCTGAGCGCAGCTCCAGTCACCACAAAATTCCCTGCATATGAGAGAGTGGTCTTACGTGAAG ctGGTTTCAGGAGGCCTGTGGTGATATTTGGGCCCATTTCGGACGCAGTGAATGAAAAACTGAGCAACGACATGCCGAGCCAGTTTGTTGTTGCCA AAACGGAGCCCAAAGACGCAGGAAGTGAGAAATCCTCCGGAGTAGTGAGACTAAACACCATCAGAAAAATCATTGAGCAG GACCTTCACGCTCTGCTGGATGTGACTCCCAAAGCTGTGGACACTCTGAACTACACACAGTGGTATCCCATCGTCGTGTTCCTCAACCCAGAGAGCAAGCAAGCCGTCAAGACCATGAGAAACCGCCTCGTGCCCGGATCCACCCGCAGCGCACGTAAACTGTACGAGCAGTCCGTTAAGCTAAGGAAGACATGCTCGCACCTTTTCACTG ctACTATCGACCTCAACTCTTCCAATGACGCATGGTATGGCAGCGTGAAAGATTTGATTCAGGAGCAGCAGGACAgagctgtgtgggtgtgtgagggCAAG ctGGAAGGTTCAGAGGAGGACCTGGATCTCCATGACGACCGCATGTCCTACCTATCGGCGATGAGCGCAGACTACCTGAGCATGGACAGCCGTCTGACCAGCGACTACGAAGACACAGCGGACGAGGGCGGGGCTTACACTGACAACGAGCTGGACGAAACGCTGGACGAGCCCCAGCCGGTGTCGGCCATCAGTCGGTCATCAGAGCCCGTACTGTCAGACGAG aAGCCTCATCCTGAACCCCGGTCTCGTATGAGGAGGGCAGGAAGCAGAGAGATGCTGAACAGAGATcccagccctcctcctccttttgtcCCTGAACCCCCAAAG GTGCGGGCTCAGACTCGGACGGACTCATCGCGGAGCTATGACTCGCACTCCAGCAGCACAATCAGCAGCGATGCCGTGGCTGTAAACAGGCCGCATCCCCCTCCTGTGGCCCTGAAACCCCCCGTCCCCCGTCTGAGTCAGACGTCAGAGGAGCCGAGCCCGGGGGAGGAGGACCCTGCCAGCAAATCCTTCCTGGGCAAG ATTAAAGCCTTTGAGAAGATGGACCACCTGGCCCGAGCTCAGAGGATGCTGGAGCTGCAAGAGGCAGAAAATGCACGA TTGGAAATCGCCCAGAAGCATCCAGACATCTACGCCGTCCCAATGAAACTGCCAAAACCCAACCTCAACCGTCCTCAGCCAATAGG TTCAAGCTCCAATCCCGAGCAGCAGACTCCCTTCAGGCCTCCGTACTCCGAGTCCAAAGGCTACGAGGACGAAGAGGCGGAGTACCGCAGACAGCTGGCCGACCAGACCAAGAGAGGATACTACAACCCTAAGAGATACAACGACACGGAGCTGTAG